A part of Capsicum annuum cultivar UCD-10X-F1 chromosome 6, UCD10Xv1.1, whole genome shotgun sequence genomic DNA contains:
- the LOC107872939 gene encoding dehydrodolichyl diphosphate synthase complex subunit nus1 isoform X1, whose protein sequence is MWITALLLYQFFNFKFQTPFSLIYQMDLGNEVQKILSWTSVCGNLALHLIWLIVHLIINVWYSALGIARVVENTLISSGLLKSYNAINISKVRYLAVVIDSEEARQTSKVLELLRWLASIGIKSICLYDREGVLKKSQTAIIEGLNKSQKATASKIKSQEAIVEGSNHGTLVEHVDLEFVSFADSKPAVAKAANLLFAKHYASTILEKPNFTESDISEALQAVGYGGPEPDLLLVYGPVRCHLGFPAWRIRYTEIVHIGPLKSMKFGSLIKAIHKFTKVHQNYGSYDGVLMMGAKLC, encoded by the exons ATGTGGATCACTGCTCTTTTGCTTTAtcagttttttaattttaaatttcaaacacCCTTTTCACTAATTT ATCAAATGGATTTAGGGAATGAGGTGCAGAAGATTCTAAGCTGGACATCTGTG TGTGGTAATCTTGCACTTCATTTGATTTGGCTCATCGTACACTTGATCATCAATGTTTGGTACTCTGCATTGGGCATAGCTCGTGTGGTGGAGAATACCCTTATTTCTAGTGGGCTGCTAAAGAGTTACAATGCCATTAACATTAGTAAAGTGCGGTATCTGGCTGTTGTGATTGACAGTGAAGAAGCTCGCCAAACTTCAAAAGTTCTTGAATTATTGCGTTGGCTTGCATCTATTGGTATAAAAAGCATCTGTCTCTATGATAGAGAAG GAGTGCTGAAAAAGTCCCAGACAGCTATTATAGAAGGATTGAACAAATCCCAGAAAGCTACTGCATCAAAAATCAAATCCCAGGAAGCTATTGTAGAAGGATCCAATCATGGAACCTTGGTTGAG CATGTAGACCTGGAGTTTGTCTCATTTGCTGATTCAAAACCTGCCGTGGCAAAAGCAGCTAATTTACTTTTTGCCAAGCATTATGCCAGCACAATACTAGAAAAGCCAAATTTTACAGAGTCTGACATTTCTGAGGCGCTACAAGCAGTAG GTTATGGGGGACCAGAGCCTGATCTTTTATTAGTTTATGGTCCTGTGAGATGTCACCTGGGTTTTCCAGCATGGAGAATCCGGTACACAGAGATCGT ACACATCGGGCCCTTGAAGTCCATGAAATTTGGTTCCCTCATAAAAGCCATCCACAAATTCACTAAGGTGCATCAAAACTATG GAAGTTATGATGGTGTATTAATGATGGGGGCAAAGCTGTGTTGA
- the LOC107872939 gene encoding dehydrodolichyl diphosphate synthase complex subunit NUS1 isoform X3, with protein MDLGNEVQKILSWTSVCGNLALHLIWLIVHLIINVWYSALGIARVVENTLISSGLLKSYNAINISKVRYLAVVIDSEEARQTSKVLELLRWLASIGIKSICLYDREGVLKKSQTAIIEGLNKSQKATASKIKSQEAIVEGSNHGTLVEHVDLEFVSFADSKPAVAKAANLLFAKHYASTILEKPNFTESDISEALQAVGYGGPEPDLLLVYGPVRCHLGFPAWRIRYTEIVHIGPLKSMKFGSLIKAIHKFTKVHQNYGSYDGVLMMGAKLC; from the exons ATGGATTTAGGGAATGAGGTGCAGAAGATTCTAAGCTGGACATCTGTG TGTGGTAATCTTGCACTTCATTTGATTTGGCTCATCGTACACTTGATCATCAATGTTTGGTACTCTGCATTGGGCATAGCTCGTGTGGTGGAGAATACCCTTATTTCTAGTGGGCTGCTAAAGAGTTACAATGCCATTAACATTAGTAAAGTGCGGTATCTGGCTGTTGTGATTGACAGTGAAGAAGCTCGCCAAACTTCAAAAGTTCTTGAATTATTGCGTTGGCTTGCATCTATTGGTATAAAAAGCATCTGTCTCTATGATAGAGAAG GAGTGCTGAAAAAGTCCCAGACAGCTATTATAGAAGGATTGAACAAATCCCAGAAAGCTACTGCATCAAAAATCAAATCCCAGGAAGCTATTGTAGAAGGATCCAATCATGGAACCTTGGTTGAG CATGTAGACCTGGAGTTTGTCTCATTTGCTGATTCAAAACCTGCCGTGGCAAAAGCAGCTAATTTACTTTTTGCCAAGCATTATGCCAGCACAATACTAGAAAAGCCAAATTTTACAGAGTCTGACATTTCTGAGGCGCTACAAGCAGTAG GTTATGGGGGACCAGAGCCTGATCTTTTATTAGTTTATGGTCCTGTGAGATGTCACCTGGGTTTTCCAGCATGGAGAATCCGGTACACAGAGATCGT ACACATCGGGCCCTTGAAGTCCATGAAATTTGGTTCCCTCATAAAAGCCATCCACAAATTCACTAAGGTGCATCAAAACTATG GAAGTTATGATGGTGTATTAATGATGGGGGCAAAGCTGTGTTGA
- the LOC107872939 gene encoding dehydrodolichyl diphosphate synthase complex subunit NUS1 isoform X4 translates to MDLGNEVQKILSWTSVCGNLALHLIWLIVHLIINVWYSALGIARVVENTLISSGLLKSYNAINISKVRYLAVVIDSEEARQTSKVLELLRWLASIGIKSICLYDREGVLKKSQTAIIEGLNKSQKATASKIKSQEAIVEGSNHGTLVEHVDLEFVSFADSKPAVAKAANLLFAKHYASTILEKPNFTESDISEALQAVGYGGPEPDLLLVYGPVRCHLGFPAWRIRYTEIVHIGPLKSMKFGSLIKAIHKFTKVHQNYGQ, encoded by the exons ATGGATTTAGGGAATGAGGTGCAGAAGATTCTAAGCTGGACATCTGTG TGTGGTAATCTTGCACTTCATTTGATTTGGCTCATCGTACACTTGATCATCAATGTTTGGTACTCTGCATTGGGCATAGCTCGTGTGGTGGAGAATACCCTTATTTCTAGTGGGCTGCTAAAGAGTTACAATGCCATTAACATTAGTAAAGTGCGGTATCTGGCTGTTGTGATTGACAGTGAAGAAGCTCGCCAAACTTCAAAAGTTCTTGAATTATTGCGTTGGCTTGCATCTATTGGTATAAAAAGCATCTGTCTCTATGATAGAGAAG GAGTGCTGAAAAAGTCCCAGACAGCTATTATAGAAGGATTGAACAAATCCCAGAAAGCTACTGCATCAAAAATCAAATCCCAGGAAGCTATTGTAGAAGGATCCAATCATGGAACCTTGGTTGAG CATGTAGACCTGGAGTTTGTCTCATTTGCTGATTCAAAACCTGCCGTGGCAAAAGCAGCTAATTTACTTTTTGCCAAGCATTATGCCAGCACAATACTAGAAAAGCCAAATTTTACAGAGTCTGACATTTCTGAGGCGCTACAAGCAGTAG GTTATGGGGGACCAGAGCCTGATCTTTTATTAGTTTATGGTCCTGTGAGATGTCACCTGGGTTTTCCAGCATGGAGAATCCGGTACACAGAGATCGT ACACATCGGGCCCTTGAAGTCCATGAAATTTGGTTCCCTCATAAAAGCCATCCACAAATTCACTAAGGTGCATCAAAACTATG GCCAATGA
- the LOC107872939 gene encoding dehydrodolichyl diphosphate synthase complex subunit NUS1 isoform X2 translates to MWITALLLYQFFNFKFQTPFSLIYQMDLGNEVQKILSWTSVCGNLALHLIWLIVHLIINVWYSALGIARVVENTLISSGLLKSYNAINISKVRYLAVVIDSEEARQTSKVLELLRWLASIGIKSICLYDREGVLKKSQTAIIEGLNKSQKATASKIKSQEAIVEGSNHGTLVEHVDLEFVSFADSKPAVAKAANLLFAKHYASTILEKPNFTESDISEALQAVGYGGPEPDLLLVYGPVRCHLGFPAWRIRYTEIVHIGPLKSMKFGSLIKAIHKFTKVHQNYGQ, encoded by the exons ATGTGGATCACTGCTCTTTTGCTTTAtcagttttttaattttaaatttcaaacacCCTTTTCACTAATTT ATCAAATGGATTTAGGGAATGAGGTGCAGAAGATTCTAAGCTGGACATCTGTG TGTGGTAATCTTGCACTTCATTTGATTTGGCTCATCGTACACTTGATCATCAATGTTTGGTACTCTGCATTGGGCATAGCTCGTGTGGTGGAGAATACCCTTATTTCTAGTGGGCTGCTAAAGAGTTACAATGCCATTAACATTAGTAAAGTGCGGTATCTGGCTGTTGTGATTGACAGTGAAGAAGCTCGCCAAACTTCAAAAGTTCTTGAATTATTGCGTTGGCTTGCATCTATTGGTATAAAAAGCATCTGTCTCTATGATAGAGAAG GAGTGCTGAAAAAGTCCCAGACAGCTATTATAGAAGGATTGAACAAATCCCAGAAAGCTACTGCATCAAAAATCAAATCCCAGGAAGCTATTGTAGAAGGATCCAATCATGGAACCTTGGTTGAG CATGTAGACCTGGAGTTTGTCTCATTTGCTGATTCAAAACCTGCCGTGGCAAAAGCAGCTAATTTACTTTTTGCCAAGCATTATGCCAGCACAATACTAGAAAAGCCAAATTTTACAGAGTCTGACATTTCTGAGGCGCTACAAGCAGTAG GTTATGGGGGACCAGAGCCTGATCTTTTATTAGTTTATGGTCCTGTGAGATGTCACCTGGGTTTTCCAGCATGGAGAATCCGGTACACAGAGATCGT ACACATCGGGCCCTTGAAGTCCATGAAATTTGGTTCCCTCATAAAAGCCATCCACAAATTCACTAAGGTGCATCAAAACTATG GCCAATGA